The genomic region TTGGAGACTTGGGCCAGGCTTTCCTCCAGCAGTGACAGGGCTTCCTGATGCCGCTTTGTGTCGTTCAGGATGATTCCAAGTTTGAGTTCGGTATAAACCGCTGATTTTTTTAAACCGTAACGCTTACTGATGTCCAGTTTCTGTTCTAAATATTTGCGGGCCAGCTTATATTTGCCCCGTTGTAGAAATATCTGTCCAATTCCACCAAGGGTTACGGCCTCCATTCTGGTCAGCCCCAGACGGCGGTTGATTTTAAGGCTTTGGTGAAGATGCCTTAAACCGCTGAGGTAATTTTCACGGTCGCCGTCAACGATCCCCAGGTTGCAAAGGGCCATGGCTTCTCCCGGCCGGTCGCCCAACCGGCGGTAAATTAACAAAGCCTTCCGGTAATTATCTTCAGCCTCTTTAAACCGGGAACGGTTTATGTAGGCCGTTCCGCGATTGACATAGCCTTGGGCCACGCTTCGCTGATTGCCGCAGAGAGCGGCTATTTCTATGCTCTTTCTATGGTAATCAAGGGACTTCTCCCAGTGGCCCTGATTTTGAAAGACCAATGCCAGATTACTGGTGGCGAGGTCAAGGTAATACAGTTCCTGGTGTTGTTCGGCCAAAGCCAATTCTTTTCCGAAATATTCCTCAGCTTGTTTAAGGTCTCCCCGGACAAGGCAGGTGTGCCCCAGGCCGTTGTACGCTTTCATCAGGTCGCTGGGCAGTCCGGTCTCCCCGGAAATGTCCAGGCAACGCTGAAAATTGGCCCAGGCATTTTGATGGTCAGCGCGTTTGATGCAGATATTACCCAGGTCGGTCAGCGCCTTGATCAGAAGCACCGGTTGCTTGGTCCGGACAAACACCTCAGAAACCTGCTCCAGCCTGGACTGGGCTTCTTCCATGTCGCCTCTTATGATCATCAGCGAAGCTATGTTCAGGGAGGATTCCGCCTTTTCCAATTCTTTGCCGGTCTGTTCCGCCCATTCCAGGCATTTCCGGAAGGCAATGTCGGCTTCCTGCCACCGGCCTATATGCTGCAGCATCTTCCCCTTGGCTCTCATCAATGCCACGGGAAAGAACCGCTTTCCCTGGGATTCTCCGGCTGACAGCCAGGCCATCACAGGTCTGTAGCGGTAACGTTTATTAAAGTAGGGACTCATCACAATTCAAAGTTTACCTCGTATTAAAACGCTTGTCAAGAAATAACTGAACGCACATCAGAAAGCCCCCCGCCACACTTCGGTTAAGCTCAGTGTCCGGCGGGGGGCTTTAAATTGCCAAAATGTTTTCGCGACTTTTAGTGCCTTTTAGTGGGAAAGCTGTCCTATTTTTTACCGTCCATGATCATCTTCTTGGTATAAGGTATCAGCCCTCCGGCATCGATGATGGCCTGGCGGGCTTTGGGCAGGGGGACGATGTCAAAGCTCTTGCCGGTGGTCTTGTTGACCACCTTGCCGTTCTCGATCTCCAGTTCGTCGCCCTCGCCGGCCTCGATGCCGGGGCAGATCACCATGTACAGCCCGACGTTGATGGAGTTCTGCAAAAATATCCGGGAGAAATTCTTGGCGATCACCTTCAGGCCCCAACCCACCAGGCAGGAGGCGGCCTGTTCCCGGGAGGAGCCGCAGCCGAAGTTCTTGTCGGCCACGATGAAGCTGCCGGGCTCAATCTGCTTGGCCTTGAGCTTTTTGTTGAACTCCACATCGTCCACGAAGGCGAACTGGGGGGTCTCGGTGGGGAGCACCGTGGCCATGAATCGGCCGGGATAGATGATATCGGTGGAGATATCGGAGCCTAATTTCAATACGACTTTACCCATGATTATTTCCTCCCTTTTTTGGTGATACCCCGAGCTTGTCGAGGGGCGGCTTTTTTCACGGACTTCTTGACAGCAACTATTTTCTTTGCTTTAGCCTTTTTCGGTTTCGCACCCTGAGCTTGTCGAAGGGTGCCCACTACCGTGCGGGGGTCGGTGATCTCCCCTGTGATAGCCGAAGCCGCGGCGGTGGCCGCCGAGCAGAGGTAAACCTCGGAGTTGGGATTGCCCATCCGTCCCTTGAAGTTACGGTTGGTGGTGGCCAAAGCCTTGTCGCCGTCGGCCAAAGCGCCCTGGTGCACTCCCAGGCAGGGGCCGCAGCCGGAGTTCATCACCACCGCGCCGGACTGCATGAAGGTCTCCACATAGCCCTTCTTCAGGGCCTGCTGATAGATCCTGGTGGAAGCCGGGAACACCAGCATCCGGACGCTGCGGGCCACTTTCTTGCCTTTCAGTATCCCGGCCGCGATGGCCAGGTCGTCCAGACGGCCGTTGGTGCAGGAGCCGATCACGATCTGCTGGATCTTGATGCCGAGGGCGGCGCCCACCGGCTTGACGTTGTCCACGGTGTGGGGGAAGGCGATCTGGGGTTCCAGCTTGGAGGCGTCGATCTCCACCACCTGTTCGTAGACCGCATCGGCATCCGGCCCGAACAATTCGGGTATATTCTTGACCCCGGCTTCCTGTTTCAGGTAGCGCACGGTCTCGGCGTCCGGCGGAACGATGCCGCCGGTGGCGCCGGCCTCCACCGTCATGTTGCACAGCACCAGGCGGCCGGAGGTGGACATCTTCTTGATGGTCTCGCCGTGGAACTCGATCACCTTGAAATTGGCGCCCTCGGCGGACAGTTTGCCGATCAGGTTCAAAATTATGTCCTTGGGCTCGACGTATTTGGGAAGCGTTCCGTTGACCACCACCTTGATGGTCCCCGGCACTTCCACATTAAGGATCTTTCCCAGCGCCCAGACCGCTGCCATTTCGGTGGCCCCGATGCCGAAGGAGAAGGCTCCCAGCGACCCGTGTGACGTGGTGTGGCTGTCGGTGCCCACCAGGACCGAACCCGGAAGCACGTAGCCGTTCTCGGGCAGTATCTGGTGGCAGATCCCGCCCTCGTCGCCCCGGATGTCGTGGAATTTGGTGATGCCCTGCTTGGCCACGAACTCGCGGATCTTCTTCTGGTTCCCGGCGGTCTTGGAGCTCTCGGCCGGCACCCGGTGGTCAAAAATGATGGCGATGCGGGAAGGATCCCACACTTTGGCCTCGATCCCGGTGCCCTGGTAGATGTCCGAGAACTGGTTGATCACCAGCGCGCCGTTCTCGTGGGACATGGCCAGGCTGACCTTGGGCTCGACCACGTCGTTCACCTTGACTGATGCCTGGCCGGTGGCCTTGGCCAGGATCTTTTGGACCATTGTCATTCCCATTCGGGCTCTCCTTATATTACCGTTTATGATGAAATATTTTATCCGCAGACGGCGTAGCGGGCGATGGCAGAACTATTACGCAGATTATATTATAATACTCTTTGTGCCTCTGTGTCTCTGTGGCTAATCTTAGATCTCCCGCGCCGGGGTCAGCACCTGCTCAAAGTAAAACTTGATGGCGCTCATGGCCTGGTTCCTATAGCTTCCGGAAACGCCCTTCTCTCCGCTCAGGTATTCCAGGTAAGCCTTTATCTCCGCCGGGCCCAGTTCCCGGGGCGGCCGGTGGCCGGTATGGGCCAGCAACAGGTTAAAATGAGACACATAGACCCGGATGGTGGCCTCGCTGTAATTGCGCTGGCGGAGATGTTCTAGGTATTCCGGCGGCAGGGCCGGGCTTTGGGACGATGAACGCCTTCTTTTCCGCCCGTCCGTCCGGGGGCCGTCAGCGCTCCGTTTGGTCCGCCGGCCGGGCTGGGGCGCGTCGCTGACTTCGGCCAGGCCGTTCAGCTTGGCCTGCAAATGGGCCAGCCAGTTCTCCCGCCAGGGCATCAGCCCCTCATGGGATCCGGCCCGCCAGTGCAGGCTGGGCAGCCTTGTTTTGATCTCGGCCACCGGGATCTCATCAGCGATGTCCAGCTTGATCCATTTCCGGCCCAAATGTGTAACGGGTTCGCAGTAGATGGTCGTCCGGTTCACCGGTTGGTCTGGTTGGGTCCCGGGGATGTCGTGAGTTCCGTCAATCATTATAATCTTCAATCCGTCATTAATTAAATTGCCGCTTTGTCCTTCATGGCCTTGATCTCTTCCTCGGTGTAACCCAGCTGGGTCAGGATCTCGTTCTGGTGCTGGCCCAAAGTTGGGGGCGGGGCGTCGATGCTGGCCGGGGTGGCCGAGAACTTGGCCGACAGGTTGAACAGCTTCAGCTCGCCCAGGTCCGGGTCCTTGATGATCTCGATGGTTTTGCGGTACTTGACCTGCTCGGCGTTGAGCGCCTTCTCCAGAGTGTAGATGTCGCCCGAGGGTACGCCCTTGGCGTTGAGAACCTCTACCCAGTGCTCGGTGGTCTGGGTCTTCAGTTTATCCTCCAGCAGCGGGGTCAACTGCTTGCGGTTCTTCTTGCGGGTGTCCCGCTCCTGGAAACGGGGATCGGTCAAGAGCTCCGGCACGCCCAGCACATTGGCCAGGTCCTCCCACTGCTTTTGCTGGTTGGCCGCGATGTTGATGTAGCCGTCCTTGGTGACGAAGGTGCCCGAGGGGGCGGCGGTGAAGTTGTCGTTGCCCATCACCACCGGCTGCTGGCCGCCGATCAGCAGATTGGCGGCCACCCAGCCCATCAGCGGCATGATGGAATCCAATAAGGCGATGTCGATGAACTGGCCCTCGCCGGTCTTCTCCCGGTAATACAGGGCGGCCATGATGGCGAAGGCGGCGTTGAGGCCGCCCACGGTGTCGCAGACCGGGAAGCCGGCCCGAAGCGGGTGCAGCCGCTCGTCGCCGTTGACGTCCATCTCGCCCGACAGGCCCTGGATGATCTGGTCGTAGGCCGGCTTAAAGGCGTCGGGACCGGCCTGGCCGAACCCGGAGATGGCGCAGTAGACTATCTTGGGGTTGATCTTCCTGATCTCGGCGTAGGAGAAGCCCAGCCGGTCCATCACGCCGGGACGGAAATTCTCCACCACCACGTCGGCGGTCTTCAGCAGTTTGCGGAAGATCTCCTTGGCCTCCTCGGCCTTCAGATTTAAGGTGATGGATTTCTTGTTGGCGTTCTGGGCCAGAAAGGAGGTGCCCATCAGCTTCTGATTCAGGGCCGGGACCGCCCCCAGCTTGCGGGCCAGGTCGCCGCCCTCGGGGTTCTCGATCTTGATCACCTCGGCCCCCAGCAGGGCCAGGTGCATGGTGGAAAAGGGCCCGGACAGGACGTTGGTCATATCCAGCACCCGGATGTTCTGCATCATTTTTTTCGGCCTCGGTTTGATTAATGGTCCCGATTTGAGGATGGAACCCGGAAGCTCACGGCCCAGGAAATCCTGAACCTCTTTTGATATCTCCAGCAGCCTGAAGAGGTCAATGTCGGTCCGCCGGCCCTCCCGCTGCAGCGCGTGGACGAAGTCCTCGGTGGCCACGTTGCCGGCCGCCACCTTGGTGAAGGGGCAGCCGCCCAGCCCGCCGAAGGCGGTCTCGATGTAGGTGACCCCGGCCTGCATGGCGGCGAAGATGTTGGCCATCCCCAGCCCGTAGGTGTTGTGGAAGTGGCAGGCCAGCTCGACCTTGGGGTCTAGTTTCTTGATTGCTCCGAACAATCTGATGACCTGCTGGGGGTCGGCGTGGCCGGCGGTGTCGGCCAGGCTGATGTTCTTTATGCCGGCCTCCAGATACTTTTTGACCATGGCCAGCACCTTGTCCTCCGGTATCGGGCCGTCGAAGCCGCAGCCGAAGGCCGACTGGACAGAGGCCTGGACCTTCTTGCCCGCATCCTGTGCCTTTTTGGCCATGGACAGGATCTGGCCCATGGCCTTCTCAGGTGTCATCCCGGTGTTCTTCTGGCTGTGGGTCTCGCTGGCCGAAACCCCCATGCAGAACATCTCCACCCCGCAGGCCATCCCGCGCTCAAAACCCTTTTCGTTAAGCACCAGGCCGGAGAGAATGGTTTTGGGATTCTTCTTGCCGTTCTTGGCGTAATGGGCGAACAGGTCGTCGGTGTCGGCCATCTGGGGCACTTTTTCCTGGTGGACGAAAGATCCCACCTGGATGATGTCCACTCCGGAATCCATCAGGGCATCGATCCACTGGATCTTCTGCCCGGTGGGGACGGTCTTCTTTTCTATCTGAAAACCGTCCCGCAGGCCTACCTCGTGAATGAAGATTTCTGGCATATTGATTCTTATTATTGTTGGGACAGGTTTCAAACCTGTCCTTACTATTTACTGTCGGGGCAATTCAATTGTAGGGGCGATTCGTGAATCGCCCCTATAGGATCGTTATAATTTCCCGGCGACGGCCTGGCCCATTTCCAGGGTCTTGGTATCGCCGCCCATGTCGTAGGTCCGGGCCTTGCCCTCCTTGATCACCGCAGCCACCGCGGCCTCGATCTTGTCGGCCTTCTCGGTCTCGCCCAGCCAGGTCAGCATCATCTTAGCGGCCAAAATGGTGGCGATGGGATTGGTCTTGTACATGCCGGCGTATTTTGGGGCCGAGCCGTGGGTGGGCTCGAAAACCGCCAGCTTGTCGCCGATGTTGCCGGAGCAGCCAAAGCCCAGGCCGCCCACCATCTGGGCGCAGAGGTCGCTGATGATATCACCGAACAGGTTGGTGGCCACCAGCACCGAGTAGTTCATGGGGTTCTTTAAAAGCCACATGCAGATGGCGTCCACGTTGGCATCGTCGCACTGGATGCCGGGGTAGTCCTTGGCCACTTCCTTGCCGATCTCCAGGAACAGGCCCTCGGTGGCCCGCACCACGTTGGCCTTGTGGACGATGGTCACCTTTTTCTTGCCGTACTTCTTGGCGTACTCGAAGGCCGCCCGGATTATCCGTTCCGAGCCTTTTTTCGTATTTATCTTGCAGGTGATGGCGTACTGGTCCAGCGGCACGTCCTTGAAGGCGGCGAAGGGCTTGGAGACCTTGGTCAGCACGTCCTTCAATTCCTGGTTCATGGGATTGAACTCGACGCCCGAATACAGCCCTTCGGTGTTTTCCCGGAAAACGGTCAGGTCTATCTCATTCTTGAAATTCAGGGGGTTTCCGGGGTAGGCTTTGCAGGGTCTTAAGCAGGTGTACAGGTCGAACAGCTGGCGCATCCGCACTATCGGCGAGCGGTAGACCATGCCCTTGCCCTGAAGCTCCGGCACCAGTTCCTTCTCGGCGGCCTTGACCGGCTTGGAGGTGATAGCGCCGAACATGGCGGCGTCAACCTTGCCCAAAAGATCTATGGTCCGCTGGGGGAAGGCCTCGCCCTCCTTGCACCAGAATTCCCAGCCAATGTCCCCGTGGGTGTATTCAGCGTCGAACTTGACCGCGTCCAGCACTATCTTGGCGGCTTCCATAACTTCGATTCCGATGCCGTCTCCCGGCAGCCAGGCTATCTTGTACTTGGCCATGAGGGTCTCCTTGTGGATATTGTTAATTGTTTAATAATCTTATGGTAAGATTATCATTTTACCTTAAATAAATGCATTATGTCAAGTGAAACGGGGCAAGGGAAACTACCGCCGGGGGCTGGTTCCCAGCCCGGCGGTCACCGCGATCTCTTTATCTTTCGGCGGTCCGCTTTTTTCATTTTTTTATGGTCATCGCTGACCATGCTGTCCTGGTTGGCCCACTGGGTGATGTGCTTCAGCAGGATCGGCACATACTCGTTGGCGGCCGCCGAGGAAAGACGGTAGTTAACCCACAGAGCGTCCCGTTTATCCTCAACCAGCCCGGCGTTCTTGAGCTGGTGGAGGTGCCGGGAGACGCAGGGCTGGGAAATGCCCAGCACCGAGGTCAGCCCGTTCACGCTCATGGGCTTCTCCTGCAGCATCTTCAGTATCCGGATCCGGTTCTGGTCCCCCAGGGCCTTGAACACTTTTACCAAGTTCTTCATATGTTCCGTTTCAATATGCTTATATAGCTATATGGATATATGAATGATATCAAAATATCGTCCGGTTGTCAAACATTTTCAAACGGACACTTTGTTTTTATCTGTGATCCTCCCCAACCATCTCATCAATTACTTTGACACAATAATCGTGAAGGATGAAATATATTAATATTTCTCTTGACTTTTAAAATATTAGATGTACAATAATATAATATGAGGGGGTATGATTGTGGAACTTCGTTGAGCAGTTGATTTACAAGGCCAGGAAAAATCTGACAAGATAATTTTATTTATTTTTTAAAGGAGACCGCCATGTCAGCAAAAAAAATGTTAGTATTACTGGCCGGGCTTGCTTTATTTGTGCAACCGGTTTCCGCCGGGCAGTGGGTCGAGACCACCCAGACCGATTTTGCCGACGGTGTATTCAACGTCAATGTGATTGCAGATCATTCAGGAATATTGAAAGTGCACCAAGACGCAATTTACGACTTGAATGAGGACGGAAATCCCGACATTATCATCAGCAACATGCAGGATACTCTATGGGGAGACGATTTTGATGTGCCGTCGTATATTTACTGGGGCACCGACTCCGGCTATACAATAAGCCAACGTACTGCCATTTACACACACGGCGCGACCGGAAACAGTGTGGCTGACCTGAATAATGACGGATATTGGGATATAGTATTTAGCAGTTATGACCGTTCAGGATCTCAATATGGCAGGATATACTGGGGCAGCGACCAGGGTTATACCGAGACCAACACAGATTCCCTGCCTGTTCAAGGATCACATTACAATTATGTTGCCGATCTTGATGGCGATCACTACCTAGATATCATTTTCACCAATTATGGAAAGAATTATGCACATGATGTCCCTTCATATATTTACTGGGGAGGTGCATCTGGGTACAGCAGTTCTAACCGGACGGAACTGCAAACCCACGGTGCCACGGGTTGTTCGGTATCGGACCTGAACAGGGACGGGTATTTGGACATTGTAATCAGTAATACGATCAGTGGCATAGACGATGTTTGTATAAACTCTTATATCTTCTGGGGCGATTCAAGCGGATACAGTGATAACCGTAAGGATTCATTACCGACCAAGGCCGGTTACGGCAATGCCGTATGCGATCTCAATAAAGATGGCTACCTGGATATTGTATTTTCTAACCACCGCGACGGTTCGGACCCCAATTATCAATATGAGTGCAATTCGGTGATATATTGGGGAGATTCCACCGGACATTTTTCTTCAACGCGGATCACTGAACTTCCCACGCTGGGGGCGATTTCTGTTTCAATTGGAGACCTCAATCTTGACCAATGGCCGGATGTGGTCTTTGCGAACTGGCGAAGCGGTACAACATGGAATGTTTCGTCTTATATATATTGGGGGTCGTCATCCGGATATCAAGCCACTAATCGTACAGAATTGCCGGTATTTGCTTGCACCGGAGTAATGATAGGAAAAGTAGCCAACAACGGCACTCCTGGCGGCGGGCAGTACCCGGATATCGTCTTCACTGGACAAACTAATTCATTCATTTACTTTAACGGCACAGATGGTTTCTCTACAAGCAATCGGACGTCACTGAGTTGCAGTTACGGGAGCATGTCAACGAAGAATGCAGGCAATTTGTGCGATAGAAGCAAAATTGAAACCTACTTTTCATCGGTTTTCGGGAACGAGGTTGATACCAAAGAATGGGGATCTTGTTCCTGGAACGAGCAAATGCCAGCCGGGGCCAGTGCCCAGGTTTCTTTAAGAACCGGTAACACAGCCGATCCCGATGATGGGAGCTGGAGCTCCTGGTCCCAGGTTGCCAAATCGGGACTGCCGGGTAAGGCTTCGCCGTCGAAATACATACAGTATCAATATACGGCCACGGCCAATGAACTTTACCAGGGTCCGGTATTGAATGATATCACCATTGACTACATTGTACCAGCCGGGATCAACGGAGAGCCCAAGGAAGCCTTGAAAACAGACTTTTCCGTGCAAATACAGGGTTCCCAGGCCAGGATCAAATATACCATAGCCGAACCGGGCAAGGTCTCGATCAAAGCCTATAATCTGCTGGGTCAGCAAGTCGGGGTGCTGGAGGAGGGAACGAAGGCGGCCGGCAGTTATCAGTTTAACTGGGGAAAACAGGGAACGCTGTCCAACGGAATATACATTGTCCGCGCCCAACTGGGCCGGGAGTGGTTCACCAAGCGGCTGGTGCTGGTCGAGTGACGGCCGATGGTCCGTGCGGACCTGTTACAGGAGAAAAGACGCAGTATTCACTGCGTCTTTTCTGTTTCCCGGCGGCATGCCGCACCGGATATCCTGAGTGTGTTAACAAAGCCTTGAAAACAGTATTTCATATTGCACAAACGGGCATATTTGTGATATTATAATAGGTTGAACTATAAAGCTAACCCAAACTCCGGTATTGGTTATGAGCAAAGATATCAAATTCCCGATCATAGGGATGACCGCCCTGCGCAGCCCGGACCAAACCAGCTATCACCACATCCTGACCGGGCCCTATGTCCGGTGTATCACGGCGGCCGGGGGTTACCCCATCCTTCTGCCTTCGATCCCGGAGCGGTGCGAGGAGGCGCTATCATTGGTGGACGGACTTCTGCTGATCGGCGGCGGTGACATAGAAGCCAAACATCTTGGAGCGGAGAACCATCCCAAGGCAAAATTCTTCAATCCTTTGCGGGACGAGTTCGAGCTGGCCATCATCAAACTGGCTGCCCAAAGGAAGATGCCGATGCTGGGCATCTGCCGGGGAATGCAGATGATGAACGTGGCCCTGGGCGGTTCGCTTTACCAGGACATTAACGACGAACAGGGCACGGACTTTGACCACCAGCGGGAGAAGACCCCGGACCTGCCGGTGCATGCGATCAGCATCGCGGCCGAAAGCTGTCTGGCCTCCATCCTGGGGACCACCTCGGTCTCGGTCAACAGCGTCCATCACCAGGCGATAAAGGATGTTTCCTCCAAACTCAAAGCGGTGGCCTGGGCCCCGGACGGGGTGATAGAGGCGGCCGAGTCCTGCGGGGATCAAGGATTCATGCT from candidate division TA06 bacterium harbors:
- a CDS encoding hydroxymethylglutaryl-CoA lyase, encoding MPEIFIHEVGLRDGFQIEKKTVPTGQKIQWIDALMDSGVDIIQVGSFVHQEKVPQMADTDDLFAHYAKNGKKNPKTILSGLVLNEKGFERGMACGVEMFCMGVSASETHSQKNTGMTPEKAMGQILSMAKKAQDAGKKVQASVQSAFGCGFDGPIPEDKVLAMVKKYLEAGIKNISLADTAGHADPQQVIRLFGAIKKLDPKVELACHFHNTYGLGMANIFAAMQAGVTYIETAFGGLGGCPFTKVAAGNVATEDFVHALQREGRRTDIDLFRLLEISKEVQDFLGRELPGSILKSGPLIKPRPKKMMQNIRVLDMTNVLSGPFSTMHLALLGAEVIKIENPEGGDLARKLGAVPALNQKLMGTSFLAQNANKKSITLNLKAEEAKEIFRKLLKTADVVVENFRPGVMDRLGFSYAEIRKINPKIVYCAISGFGQAGPDAFKPAYDQIIQGLSGEMDVNGDERLHPLRAGFPVCDTVGGLNAAFAIMAALYYREKTGEGQFIDIALLDSIMPLMGWVAANLLIGGQQPVVMGNDNFTAAPSGTFVTKDGYINIAANQQKQWEDLANVLGVPELLTDPRFQERDTRKKNRKQLTPLLEDKLKTQTTEHWVEVLNAKGVPSGDIYTLEKALNAEQVKYRKTIEIIKDPDLGELKLFNLSAKFSATPASIDAPPPTLGQHQNEILTQLGYTEEEIKAMKDKAAI
- a CDS encoding phage integrase N-terminal SAM-like domain-containing protein encodes the protein MIDGTHDIPGTQPDQPVNRTTIYCEPVTHLGRKWIKLDIADEIPVAEIKTRLPSLHWRAGSHEGLMPWRENWLAHLQAKLNGLAEVSDAPQPGRRTKRSADGPRTDGRKRRRSSSQSPALPPEYLEHLRQRNYSEATIRVYVSHFNLLLAHTGHRPPRELGPAEIKAYLEYLSGEKGVSGSYRNQAMSAIKFYFEQVLTPAREI
- a CDS encoding winged helix-turn-helix transcriptional regulator translates to MKNLVKVFKALGDQNRIRILKMLQEKPMSVNGLTSVLGISQPCVSRHLHQLKNAGLVEDKRDALWVNYRLSSAAANEYVPILLKHITQWANQDSMVSDDHKKMKKADRRKIKRSR
- a CDS encoding tetratricopeptide repeat protein; the protein is MSPYFNKRYRYRPVMAWLSAGESQGKRFFPVALMRAKGKMLQHIGRWQEADIAFRKCLEWAEQTGKELEKAESSLNIASLMIIRGDMEEAQSRLEQVSEVFVRTKQPVLLIKALTDLGNICIKRADHQNAWANFQRCLDISGETGLPSDLMKAYNGLGHTCLVRGDLKQAEEYFGKELALAEQHQELYYLDLATSNLALVFQNQGHWEKSLDYHRKSIEIAALCGNQRSVAQGYVNRGTAYINRSRFKEAEDNYRKALLIYRRLGDRPGEAMALCNLGIVDGDRENYLSGLRHLHQSLKINRRLGLTRMEAVTLGGIGQIFLQRGKYKLARKYLEQKLDISKRYGLKKSAVYTELKLGIILNDTKRHQEALSLLEESLAQVSKMGDIELAASLSEEMAKAFKRLGDHDKAVKMIEEAIASSQGINAGDLLGPQLFLRGELHLQAGQKDLAAVCFHRALGLTLKNNQPLLVWRCRLHLAMAESKTSEDGIKELASLFDQAGTDREKAYAGYHLCFAGAARKYREQTKDLLDKLHKGAPTYEYTKMIGDISAL
- the leuD gene encoding 3-isopropylmalate dehydratase small subunit (catalyzes the isomerization between 2-isopropylmalate and 3-isopropylmalate in leucine biosynthesis): MGKVVLKLGSDISTDIIYPGRFMATVLPTETPQFAFVDDVEFNKKLKAKQIEPGSFIVADKNFGCGSSREQAASCLVGWGLKVIAKNFSRIFLQNSINVGLYMVICPGIEAGEGDELEIENGKVVNKTTGKSFDIVPLPKARQAIIDAGGLIPYTKKMIMDGKK
- a CDS encoding 3-isopropylmalate dehydratase large subunit — translated: MGMTMVQKILAKATGQASVKVNDVVEPKVSLAMSHENGALVINQFSDIYQGTGIEAKVWDPSRIAIIFDHRVPAESSKTAGNQKKIREFVAKQGITKFHDIRGDEGGICHQILPENGYVLPGSVLVGTDSHTTSHGSLGAFSFGIGATEMAAVWALGKILNVEVPGTIKVVVNGTLPKYVEPKDIILNLIGKLSAEGANFKVIEFHGETIKKMSTSGRLVLCNMTVEAGATGGIVPPDAETVRYLKQEAGVKNIPELFGPDADAVYEQVVEIDASKLEPQIAFPHTVDNVKPVGAALGIKIQQIVIGSCTNGRLDDLAIAAGILKGKKVARSVRMLVFPASTRIYQQALKKGYVETFMQSGAVVMNSGCGPCLGVHQGALADGDKALATTNRNFKGRMGNPNSEVYLCSAATAAASAITGEITDPRTVVGTLRQAQGAKPKKAKAKKIVAVKKSVKKAAPRQARGITKKGRK
- a CDS encoding gamma-glutamyl-gamma-aminobutyrate hydrolase family protein, coding for MSKDIKFPIIGMTALRSPDQTSYHHILTGPYVRCITAAGGYPILLPSIPERCEEALSLVDGLLLIGGGDIEAKHLGAENHPKAKFFNPLRDEFELAIIKLAAQRKMPMLGICRGMQMMNVALGGSLYQDINDEQGTDFDHQREKTPDLPVHAISIAAESCLASILGTTSVSVNSVHHQAIKDVSSKLKAVAWAPDGVIEAAESCGDQGFMLGVQWHPERITEKQPEQLRLFERFIGAAGNYAQRK
- a CDS encoding isocitrate/isopropylmalate dehydrogenase family protein, coding for MAKYKIAWLPGDGIGIEVMEAAKIVLDAVKFDAEYTHGDIGWEFWCKEGEAFPQRTIDLLGKVDAAMFGAITSKPVKAAEKELVPELQGKGMVYRSPIVRMRQLFDLYTCLRPCKAYPGNPLNFKNEIDLTVFRENTEGLYSGVEFNPMNQELKDVLTKVSKPFAAFKDVPLDQYAITCKINTKKGSERIIRAAFEYAKKYGKKKVTIVHKANVVRATEGLFLEIGKEVAKDYPGIQCDDANVDAICMWLLKNPMNYSVLVATNLFGDIISDLCAQMVGGLGFGCSGNIGDKLAVFEPTHGSAPKYAGMYKTNPIATILAAKMMLTWLGETEKADKIEAAVAAVIKEGKARTYDMGGDTKTLEMGQAVAGKL
- a CDS encoding VCBS repeat-containing protein, producing MSAKKMLVLLAGLALFVQPVSAGQWVETTQTDFADGVFNVNVIADHSGILKVHQDAIYDLNEDGNPDIIISNMQDTLWGDDFDVPSYIYWGTDSGYTISQRTAIYTHGATGNSVADLNNDGYWDIVFSSYDRSGSQYGRIYWGSDQGYTETNTDSLPVQGSHYNYVADLDGDHYLDIIFTNYGKNYAHDVPSYIYWGGASGYSSSNRTELQTHGATGCSVSDLNRDGYLDIVISNTISGIDDVCINSYIFWGDSSGYSDNRKDSLPTKAGYGNAVCDLNKDGYLDIVFSNHRDGSDPNYQYECNSVIYWGDSTGHFSSTRITELPTLGAISVSIGDLNLDQWPDVVFANWRSGTTWNVSSYIYWGSSSGYQATNRTELPVFACTGVMIGKVANNGTPGGGQYPDIVFTGQTNSFIYFNGTDGFSTSNRTSLSCSYGSMSTKNAGNLCDRSKIETYFSSVFGNEVDTKEWGSCSWNEQMPAGASAQVSLRTGNTADPDDGSWSSWSQVAKSGLPGKASPSKYIQYQYTATANELYQGPVLNDITIDYIVPAGINGEPKEALKTDFSVQIQGSQARIKYTIAEPGKVSIKAYNLLGQQVGVLEEGTKAAGSYQFNWGKQGTLSNGIYIVRAQLGREWFTKRLVLVE